GAAGCTTTTATCCGGCTCTTCCGGAGGCTGGAACCCGAGCTGTACCGCTTGGCAAAGTCCATTGTAAGACGCGATGAAGATATTGCGGACGCATTTCAAGAAACGACGCTGAAAGCTTATAGATCTTTGGCAACATTGCAAAAACCACAGTATTTCAAAACTTGGGTGATCCGGATCTTGATCAATGAATGCAATCAGCTGCTTCGGAATCAGGAAAAAACCGTGACCATGGCTGAAGTGCCTGAAGCGACAAGGTCCGCTGATTATTACGAAGATAGTCACAAGCTCGATCTTCATGAAGCGGTGGAGAGCTTGGACGAATCGCTTCGCATCGTGATCCATTTGTTTTATTTTCAAGATTTGCCCATCAAACAGATCTCAAGCGTGTTGGATATTTCTGAGGGAGCGGTTAGAGCACGCCTTCACAGAGCGCGCGGGATCCTAGCGGATCGGGTAAAGCATACTCGGGAGGGGAAGCTGTCTTATGAACCCAATTGATCTGAATAAAGAGCTACGGGAGGCCGGAAAACAATGGAACACCACGGTTCCGGAAATCATCCGACGCCGGCAGGATGAGGTCTATGCTTCCTTGGCTGAACTTCCCATGCAGACCGAGACCGATCAGAAACGCCGCTCCAAAAAGGTGCGCAGAATTGTAGGAGCCGTAGCCGCGGCCGCCTTCATCGGGGTAATCAGCAGCGCTTATGTATCGCCGATCATGGCCGAGTCGCTCAAGAAAATACCGGTGATCGGCAGCATTTTCAAATTGACCGACGACCTGGGACTGCAAACGGCGGAAGAACGTGGCCTGGTAGCTATGACGGACGCCAAGGTCACCCATGAAGGAGTGACGCTTAGCATCCCTGAGGTCTCATATGACGGTATTCGTTTGTCCATGGCTGTCAAACGGGAAGGTGAAGGATTTGCTGGAGACATAGTGAATGCCGATAGCATAATGGATGACAAATCAGTCAGAGGCTCCATAAACGATGTTGAAGTGCTTATCAACGGCCAGTCTATTTATGACAAATCTTACCCCGGTAAGCTGGGTTTGAGCGGCAAACCGACATCAGATCCGAATGTGGTAATGTACGAACTGTTTGATTACTCCTACTTGACCGATGGAAAAGTTCCTATCCCCGATCAGTTTCAGTTAGAGGTCAGGATCTCGCTTGATGGTATTGAAGAACCATTTGCCATGAAGATTCCGGTCCACAAGAACAACGAGCAATTAGTAATCTCTTCAGGAGAGACAAGGGAATGGGGTAGTCTCAGATTAACCCTTGAGCAGGTTAACTTTACGCCGATTACAACGGTAGTTCGAATAAATGTCGAGCAGACAGACTCAGCAAAAAGCCTCCGTAACAATATCCTGCTATACGAGGTTTCGGATGATCAAGGCCGGGTGCTCGGTGCGATAGGCGCTATGGGAACTTTCAACGATAACAGTCTCAAGCATCAGCGAGATGAGCTGCTGTTTGAACGCTTTGCAGACGCTCCAGCTTATATCACGCTAAAGCCGTTTCTACCCGAATACCAGGATCCTTCGGCGAAAAGCGGTCCATTTAAAATCGATAAGCATGGTGAGATTGTCAAAACCTACTTAAAGGACCTGGAGATCACGGTGCCTGTGGATCAGACCATTCTGAAAAAACTGTACGGCCAGCAGTGACCGCTGGAGTACATCACAAGCAATAGTAGAAAAAAATAAAACAACAATTTAAACAAGGAGATCATTATTATGAAAAAAGCATATAAAGTTCTATCTACCGCTGCACTTGCAGCCACCATGTTAGGCGGGGCTGCCTGGGGTAACGCTGAAGCAGCCGCAACCAAAACAGCAGTCACCAAAACGGCAGTTCAAAAAACGGAAAACAGCAAACAAGCTGTGATTGCTAGCGCGACTCAAGGGGAAATTACACTTAGCGCAACTAAGGCCATTCACGACGGCAACCACATTCAAATTATAATTGAACGGAGCGGAAAAGAGCTTTCCGGTGAAATAACTGGGAAATATGATCCTGAACTCGAAGACGTGATTTATGCCGAAGGCGCCATCAATAACTTGGACGTTCTAATTGACGGCAAGCCTCTCCATAGTCTTGGCAACGCCCTTGCGGACAGACCAGACTTGCGCTGGGGAACTGTGGGCAATGACGCCATCCAGATCTCGCTATCCGACGCTTCCTGGCTTGGAAAGAATATTAAGCCTCTGCCAGACAAGTTCAAGCTCACCGCTAACGTTTATCTGGAAGGAACCAAAAAACCTTTTAAATTGAACATTCCTATCCAAAAATCGGCGGAGAAACCAGTTGTGCTGCAGCCGAATGTAACCAAAACATCGGGTAAAATGACCATGACGCTCAAGAAGGCGGCACTTATGTCCACTTCTTCCCGAGTGCAGCTGATCTTAAAGGGATATGAGAAAAATCGCGAAGAGTATCAAAGCATCTCTTACGATTTTGTGGATGACCAAGGGAACAAGCTGGAGATGATAAGCGCAAGAGGCACGGACGAGAACAATAAGAATGACGACATGTATTACGACTTCATTCTGGAAAAATTGGATAAAGACGTAAAATCCATCACCTTGAAGCCTTACAAGCCTGAATTTATAGAAGGCAATTCCGGCCCATACAAACTAGACAGTGACGGCAATGTTATCAAACACTATATTGAAGATCTGGAGATGACGTTTTCCGTAAAGTAGTACCGTCATTTTAAGTTCTGCTGCTCATGCAAAAGAAGTACCCCGCAGGCTGACACAACCTGCGGGGTATTTTGATTAAGACTGTAGTCCAAAAAAGACCACAGAAGCTGAAAAAGTTTTAACTTAATGGTCTCACCTTGAGTGGTGTCAAAACCCTTGAGCCGCCTCTGCAGCTTGCCGCAATCCCTGCTCAATGATCTCCTCACTCCGGTCTCGGAATTGATTATGCCCTTCAATCACAAGGGTAGTCACATTCGTAATGCCGAATACGTTCAGGTGATTCTTAACGAAGCTTACCGCCATCTCCGACGTGTCTCCTTCCGCATATACGCCGCCTCTGGCATTCAATAAGGCCGCCTTTTTATCGGATAAGAGCCCCACCAACCCTTGCTCCGTGTACTGGAAGGTTTTGCGCGGATGGTGCATGTAGTCCAGGTACGAATGCAAAACAGCCGGGACGGTCAGGTTCCATAGCGGGAACGCAAACACCACCTTGTCTGCGGCTATGAACTGCTCCAGATGTTTGGTGACTATATCACTCATAGCCTTTTCTTCCGGTGTGAGTTCCATGCCCATAGCAGACTTAAAATTCCCGTTAATCATCACTTCATCCAGATAAGGAATATGCTCCTTATACAGATCCACTTCAATTACGGTATCCTTCGGATGGGCCACCCGATAGCTCTCCAGAAACGCGTCATATAGTCTTCCCGTTACAGACCCTTGGCGGTTATTGGCTTTGATAAATAAGGTTGTTGTCATATAAATCTCCTCCATAATGTATGATGATGTTGCATGAAATGCTTAATTTGGGCTTTCCAACACAATCCCCTTGGACTCTCTTTGACCGAACTGAACATAATAGAACAGCATGATGGCTATCAGCAGCACAGCCAAAGCTAGGTAGATATTGCTATAGAGGTTCCCCTCCGTGTAGAAGTGGGCCGGATTCCAGTGGATGCCGGACTGGATATCCAGCATCTTGCCGTACACGCCCGAGGCCATGCCTGCCGATATAAAATTCAGCATCTGCATCAGTCCCATCCCGACTCCCGCTTGTTCCTTGTGCAGGCTGAGCGAAACGGAATTGGACAATGCAATCATGACAAACGTCTGTCCCACATGTCCGAGAATCAAGAAGACCGCGATCAGAACAGGCGATATTCCAATGAAAGTAGACAGCAGCGCAAAGCATGCCAGCAATAATCCGACGGCCACAAGGAAGAGATACGTATTCCCCCTCCCATCCGCAAGCCTTCCGCCTGCTTTACCCAGCAAGGCCGACGCGATTGCTGCCGGTACCATGACAAAACCTACCCACCCCGGCGAGAGCCCCTGTACCTCCGACAGCAACAACGGGCTTAGAAAATGCAGAGAGAACCCGATGCCGCTAACGATGAACATCACGATTAATCGGAGGGTATAGTTTTTGTTCCGGAATAATCCCGGATCTACGAACGGTACGGCAGCCGTGCGAATACGCATGATAAGCAGCCCCATTGCCAGCAGCCCAAGAAGAGGCTGCCACCAGGATCCGTTCGTGACGCCGAGCAGGAGAAAGGTAACCGCCGCCGCTAACAGTCCGCCTCCCAGCCAATCGAATTGGCCGGAGGACTGAAGTTTTTCTTCCTTCAAGTATTTTCGATATAAAGGAATCGTGATTAAGATCAGCAGCGGAATAGAGAATAACCAGCGCCAATCTGCAATACTGGCTACAAGTGAAGACACGATGGGACCCAGCGCACTGCCGATGGACAATCCCACGAATGCCGTGGCCATAGCCGATCCCCTTCGCTCGGGTGCAATGTAGCGTATCGGAATTAACATCGCCGTTGCCGGAATCGCCGCGGCTCCGACGGCCTGCAGACATCTGCTGACCAGCACCATCCAGAACACTTGCGAGAACAGGCCGACCAGCGATCCGACCGCGAACAGGAGCAGTCCGATCGTAATCAGATTTCGAAGTTGAATCCGTTCCGTGAGCTTCCCATATAGGACCGTTCCGACGCCATAGATCAAGGAATATGAAGAACTGACCCAGCTGACTTGAGCCGTCGTCAGGCCGAATTCCTCCCGCATATCCGGCAGCACGAAGTTAAACATCAAGCCGCTCATCGCGGACAGACATAAGGTGAACATCACAACGCGCATTAATCTCTGTGTTTCCATCTCCTGAACCACCTCTCGTTGGGCTTCTTTCGTGAATTCGATATACAACAGTTATGACCGTCAGTACTTACTGACATTCTGTTTAAAAAAATACTAGGGGGTTAATGCCCTAGCAAAAATCCGCACGCTTTCCTCGATAAAGGCATCAAGCGTCACGGAAGAGAAGAGTTCCTCCGAGTCCAGTTCATTCATAAACGCCCCGAAGTTCATCATCATGAACGAAATGGCCCGCAGCTCCGGATCGCCTGCGATCATTTTGCCCTTCTCGGTCATCACGGTAAAATACTTCGTCAATACATCCATGTATTGCTTGGGATGTTTGCTGGTAATCTCCCGCAGGCCCGGTAAGTTATCGTTCTCCTTCACGCTGATCGTGATCAGCTTCCGATTCCGAATCATCAGCTCATGGTACGTCCGGCTGATAAGAAGTAAGTCTTCGCTTAAATCTCCTATCAGCTTCTCTTCAAACAGCTTTGTCATTTCTTCACCATAATGATAGCGCTCAAAGGCTGTTTCCAAGAGGTTCTGCTTGCTCCCGAATTTACGAAACAAGGTTTTCTCGCTTAAGCCGGCAGCCGTAGCGATTTCCAGCGTGGTTACCCCGTTGTAGCCCTTCCGAGAGATGAGGTCGATCGCGGCCAGCAGCAGCTTATCATCCGTGCTCAGGTTGTCACTATGCTCCATGAAGGCTCTCCCTCTCCCCTTAGGAATGTCAGTACTCACTGTCATTTATTGAACCCATCATATTCCACTCGGGTATGCTCTGTCAAGCATTTAACAAAAAATAGGCCAATCCTATTTCCCGAAGTAGTTTACAGGACCTACAAACTTGCTGTAGCATATTGACGCCCGAGCGCCTGCAGCCGTTCCGCAATCGCATGCTCGATATCGCGATCCAGCGGAAGGTGTTCCGAGGAATACGGTGCCAGCAGCGGATGATCACCGATCATTACCGCGTGCAGCGCATGCTGGAACATCGTAATATCGTTGGCATCGTTGCCGAAGGCAACATACTCGCCCTCCTTCACACCCAGCTGCTGAAGCCCGCTCCATTTATGTATCCCCTTAGGGCTGATATCCAGCACATTTTCCCCTCCATGCACGTGAACAACGACATCCAGTTGTCTCAGCCTCTCCTCGACTTCCGCCATATGGTCCGAGGTCAGCATCAATATTTTCACAACCGAATTCAGCTCCTGGAGCGCCACGTTCTTGGCCAGCTTGTGCGGGTCTAAATTCAGCAGAATCGGATGATCTGCAGGACCCCTATAGGCATAGTCCCATTCTCCATCGATCAAATAGCTCACGTTATACGTTGTTAACAGCTGAAGAAGGCTCGGAAGCACCTCGCTGTCAAAGCCCGCCGTGGAGATCCGCTTTCCCCCTGCCGCCACCATCGAACCGTTGCCTCCGATCATCGGGTAGTGATGAACGCGCTCATGAAGGACGGGAAGTAAGTCGCGAATCGGCCGGGCGGAAGCAAAAATAACCTCATGCCCTTGCGCCACCAGCTCCTCCAATGCCTTCAACAACTCGTCCGAAACCGGCTGCCCTTTAAAACAGATCGTTCCGTCCAGATCGAATACAAATTTCATGCCCTTGCCCTCCTGTATCTTCTCATTGCTCTTATCATAGCAGTTGATCGTATAATGAGAAGGACATTTGTCCAGGAGAGAAAGGAGCAACCCCAAGACCCATGAAACTACTTCATGACGCACCATTGATGAAAGCCAAGCTGGAACAATTTCAATTCGAGAACATGCTGGACCTGAGCAGGCCTGTGCCTTTTACATTGCAGCAATACGAGCCCGGCGAGATCATCCTGCATGAAGGCTTCGCCATGAATTCCCTTCTGTTCCTTGTGCAAGGGAAGATTAAAGTGACCTCCAGCATCGAAACCGGCAAATCGCTTCTTCTGCGCTTTGGCCATCCTTTTTCCATCATCGGGGATATTGAATTGATTCGAAGCGTTCCGGTCCAATCGCAGATTGAAGCCGTTAACGAATGCCTCTTTATCGGGCTGTCCTTTGACTATATTAAGCAACATGAAATGACAAACGCCCGCTTTACATCCACCTTGCTGGATCACCTGAGCTACAAACTCCAGACGTGCACGACCGCTTCCCGCGTCAATTTGTTGGCATCGGTCGAGAACCGGTTTGCCAGCTATCTTATGTCCACCATGTCGCCGGGATCCAGCCCTTCCTTCGGAATGGAGCTGAAGACCGACCATATCGGGGAGATCGCCAGCTTGCTTGGTACCACACACCGGCATTTGAACAGGGTCATGCATGCTTTTGTACAAAAAGGGATCCTGGAGCGAAACGGACAGACCATCCGCATTCTGGACTGGAACGCGATGGAGACGGCATCGAATGGGATCCGCTATGAGTAGATCGCCCGGCCGAAACTTTTCCCTCAAGTTCTTGTAACGAATCGGCCCTGACCCGGTCATATAGGCAAGGAGGTGAATATGTGACGGATTTGCGCCAGGTCTATCATCAGCACTTTCAAGACGTGTATCGGTTCCTGCTGTCGCTTAGCAGAGATGAGCATGTTGCGGAAGAACTCACACAGGAGACGTTTTTCAAAGCGCTGAAGCATATCGATTCGTTTCAAGGTACGTGCAAACTAAGCGTTTGGCTCTGCCAAATCGCTAAACATACATACTTCTCCTATCTTGAAAAACAAAAGCGGTATGAGCCGGCTTCGCAGGTCGAGCACAGCAGCGGTCTGGATATCGAATGGCAAACCGTCGATAAAGCAGAGGCTTTCCGAATCCACCAGATTCTGCACTTGATGGACGAGCCGTATAAAGAGGTGTTCACGCTGCGGGTGTTCGGAGAGTTGTCTTTTGGCGAAATCAGCCAGCTGTTCGAAAAAAACGAAAGCTGGGCAAGAGTCACCTTCTTTCGAGCCAAGCAAAAAATTCAAAGCCTGTACAAGGAGGAGAATCGACCGTGAGCCGAGTTTCATGTGATATTATTCAGGATTTGCTGCCCTTGTACTATGATCATGTGTGCAGCGCAGACACCAAGGCCCTGGTAGAAGAGCATTTGGCCGATTGCCCGGATTGCCGGGAAGTGCTAAGCCACATAAGCTCCCCTATGCCGCTGCCAGCCCAAACGATTGATCAAAACCGTGATGAGGGAGCCGGATTGCGGCAAGTTGCCGCCCAATGGTCGCGCACCAAGTGGATCGCGTTTACCAAAGGTTTGTTGCTCACTTGTCTAGCCGTTGGACTCCTGTTCCTGGTATATGTAGGCCTGTTCAAATGGAACATTACCAACGTACCTACCCGCGTTATGCAAGTATCCGATATTAGCCAGCTGAAGGATGGACGCATTGTCTATCATGTGAAGATGACCGACGGTTTCAACGTCAATCAGGCTAGCGGTCACTCCGATGCTAACGGAAATTTGTACATCACACCCAAGCGCCCCATTATCAAGTCCAAAAAGTTCGCGGATCTGGGACTTTCTAACATGTACTATTTCAACGATATTAAAGAGCGGAATGCCTATGAGAAGAGCTTTGGCGATGGTGTTCAAATCAAGGCCCTCTACCTGGGAACGCCCGACGACCGAATTCTGATCTGGGAACAAGGCATGGAGCTGCCTCCGGCAAGCGAGTCCGTCGAGTTGCAGTTTAAAAGTGATGAGAATGAAAACAAGAGACCGCCAGGGCAGCCATCTGGGCCCTGAAGCGGTCTCTTGACCTTTAAACCGTCGTAACGGATCTACGCAATAATCTCCACTCGATCCATGCGTAGACCAAGCCGAACGTACCGAACAGAATAACGGCGGTACTGACATGGAGTTCATATTCCTGTATGAATCGAGCATCATAGCATTCGTAGAACAGGACCCCCCCCACCCCGGCCCACATCACGGCATACAGCAGAGCATACAGGAGAAGTGAAGCTCTAACCCATCGCATGCTGCCGATTAGCCACGATAACGGAAGCACGATCACCGGATATACGAGCGATGACAGTAAGATCGGGATGATCACCAACACGAACCCCAAATTACGAAGGCCGTAATATTCCGTCGTTGCAATCTTATATCCTTCGATATACTCCATGCCTACGATCGCACCGGTAAATAGCAATATAAATACGAACCACAGCACAAAATATCTGGCAACCCGCAAGGTGTACACCGCCTTGTCCGTTTATGTCATAAACGATGCGGGCCGAAAAAAGTTCCGTGTAATTCCATTCCATATGAATCAAAGTGCTCCAGCTTACTCCGCAGGTTCACCCGCGGCTTCCCAGCGGTCGATTTCCTTGCGCACCCGAGGGGCGACTTCGGTTCCCAGCAGTTCAATGGCTCTCATGACTTCGTCGTGAGGCATTGTTCCCACGGGCACGTGAAGCATGAAGCGGGTAATGCCCACATGCTTGCGCAGATGAATGATTTTTTGGGCGACCGTCTCCGGGTCTCCGACATAGAGCGCACCTTCGAAGCTTCGAGCCGCATCGAATCTTGCGCGGTCATAGAATCCCCAGCCCCGCTCCCGTCCCAATACATTCATGCTGGCTTGGGTAGATGGGAAGAACTTGTCCGCTGCCATCTCCGTATCTTCCGCAATAAATCCATGGGAATGCGAGCCGATCGGCAGCTTTGATACATCATGTCCCGCGTGAGCGGCCGCCTCTTTATACAGCTTAACCAGCGGCGCGAACTGCAGGGGACTTCCGCCGATAATCGCCAGTACCAGCGGCAGACCGAGCAGGCCAGCGCGTACAACCGATTCCGAATTGCCTCCGCTGCCAATCCATACCGGTAGCGGATTCTGAACCGGGCGCGGATAGACGCCTAAGTTATGAATCGCAGGGCGATGCCCGCCCTGCCAGGTTACTTTTTCCGACTCGCGGATTTTGAGCAGCAGCTCCAGCTTCTCCTCGAACAGCTCATCATAATGGCTCAGATCGTAGCCGAATAACGGGAATGATTCGATGAATGAACCTCTGCCCGCCATAATCTCGGCACGCCCGTTCGAGATGGCATCCAAGGTGGCAAAATCCTGAAACACCCGCACCGGATCAGCGGAGGACAGCACCGTAACCGCACTCGTCAGCCGAATCCACTTCGTCTGGGACGCAGCCGCGGCGAGCACAACCGCAGGCGATGATGCCGCATAATCCTTACGATGATGCTCACCTACCCCATATACATCCAATCCCACCTGATCAGCCAGGACGATTTCCTCAACAACCTCACGCAGCCGCTGAGCGTGGCTTATCACTTCGCCTGTCTTTACATCCGGCCAAGTCTCTACGAACGAGCTAACCCCAATCTCCATCATAATTTCCTCCTATTATGCTTTGCCGCGAGGCAGAACCGTGGCAAAAAAGGTTATCGTTGTTTCATGCCATCGGGCAGTCAACATCGTTATCTATCATTCAATTATCTTTATATTGAACTTTTAGCTCGGGTTTTTCAAGTTACAAGTTAACTGATAACTCGAATTCAACGGATTCCATGCATAAATAATACAAGAATGGCCGGGATCCACGCGGATTCCGGCCATTCATTATACCTTTTAACATTGTAAGTGAGACTAACTTATTGTTTGGCTGCCAAGTATTCCTCTAGACGATCCCAGGTTTGCGTTACGCCCTCTTCCATCCCCATATCCAGCACGGTTTTAAGAGCCTCCGGAGAATCGTACACTGCCCGGTTGATCAGCTTGGTCTTCCCATCCTGCTCCACAAAGGTCATCGTAGAAATAGGAGCAGGCATTCCCTCTGCAATGGTACCTTCCGCATCGGAGAAATAATCGATAAGGACAATTTTCTCCGGCTCTTCGATCTCCTGGTACACCGATTTGCCCCAGGATTCCATTCCGTAGAAATCGCCCTGGTTCTTATCCAAACACTTCATGCAGTAATGCCACGAGCCGCCTGGACGGAAATCCATGTTGGATACGGTAACCTCCCATCCGCGAGGCCCCCACCATTGCTTCAGATGCTCTCCATCCGTAAATACCTTGTATACCAGTTCTCTTGGTGCATTAAATACACGTTCCAATACAAGTACTTGCCCTTCAACCCGCGTAATCATTTGGTTTGTCATTATAAATTCCTCCTCATATTAGGTGTTAATCCTGTTTCTTACCTGTTCCTTCCGATTGCAGTGTCTCCAAGTATTTATCCAAGTTGTCAAAGCGCTCGTTCCATATGCTCCGGTAATTATCAAGCCAATGGTCCAATTCCTGAAACGGCTCCGACCGCAGCTTGTAGCTCCGCCGGTTGGCCTCCGCCCTTACCTCTACCAAGCCGGCTTCCAGCAGCACCTTCAGATGCTTGGAGGCTTGTGGCTGCCGAATGTCAAGACGTTCAGCGATTTCTCCTACCGTTAAAGAACCCTTCAGCAGGAGACTCACAATACGAAAACGGTTCGGTTCGGCCAAAGCGTTAAATGTTGTTAGTTCCATCTTGTAGTGATGACGGGTACAGACCCGCTGCTATAGCGTGTACGGTGATTGTCAGTTCTCTCTGTCCACGTCACCATCATCACCTCTTTTTTTTGCTGATTTATTGGTGTGCCGTATTTCCTGATAACAATATACCACGATAGGAATATTCCTGTAAAGGAATATTTAAGTTATTTTTTGATTTTTTTTCACAACACAAAAAAAAGCAATAAACGCGGGTCTTTTACTCGACCACGTCTATTGCTTCTTGTCATTTATCCTTCCTTACTTAAAGAACACCTTGTCTATATTATATTTGGCCTTGAATTCATTAATGATATAGGTCTCATAGATCTCTCTGTGAACGGCGTCTTCAATGACGCAGACCTCGATTCTTGTAACCTCATCCCGATGCTCCTTGATCGGAGAGACGCTATCTTCGAAATGCTTCTTGATCCGCGGTCTGAGCTTTCTTGCTTTGCCAACGAACAGGAGCTCCTCCTTGCTGTTGTAGAACATGAAGATCCCGCCCCGATCTCTTGGAATCAGGTGAAAATCTGTAAATCCGTAAATGTGGCTCAACTCCGGAGCAGCCTGCTTGGTAATGGTAACGTCCACCTTGGGAATGGTTATATTGATCACGACTAACGCTCACTTCCTCAATCATATATTGATCTAAATCGTATCACTAATCTGCTAATTTGCCCATGCGGGAAATTCAAAATCACCCTTCTCTGGGCATCCGCATAGGATGGAAACTAGGTATGACTAATAACGATGGGGGTCTTTTTTATATGAGCATTCAACATTCCGGACACCAGGAACAAACCTTATATCAAGCCGAACCCAACATGACGCACAACATCAAATCGGTTCGCGATCATATTCACCATCTATGCGGGCAGCATGCGAATCAGCTGGTTCGTGTCGAAACGCTCGACGGTGATGTTTTTGAAGGAACGATCATGCATTGCGAGAAGGGAGTTCTGTACTTGAGTCTGTCCGGGTACGAAAACCAGCGCGGCTTCGGTCCCGGTTACTATAATAATGTCATTCTCCCCTTAGTTCTCTTCGAATTGCTTGTCATTACGCTGCTGTATACCTAGAATTTGGGGACTGTATCCATGCTTGCCTTAGTTTGCAGCTTCAAGAGCAATTGCCAACCTATATAAACCCGATTAAGGAGTGAACCCAATATGGCATTTATGCCGCCGCAAGGACCTCAGGGACCACAGCAAGGACCCTTATCCCCACCTCCAACCACGATCCCCCAACAACCTTTGGCCAGTGTCTTTGCCGTTGACCCGGGAGCGATCACAGGATGTTTGTTTCGCTTCACCTATATT
This Paenibacillus sp. JZ16 DNA region includes the following protein-coding sequences:
- a CDS encoding RNA polymerase sigma factor — protein: MTDLRQVYHQHFQDVYRFLLSLSRDEHVAEELTQETFFKALKHIDSFQGTCKLSVWLCQIAKHTYFSYLEKQKRYEPASQVEHSSGLDIEWQTVDKAEAFRIHQILHLMDEPYKEVFTLRVFGELSFGEISQLFEKNESWARVTFFRAKQKIQSLYKEENRP
- a CDS encoding sigma-70 family RNA polymerase sigma factor encodes the protein MELEVKRAQRGDREAFIRLFRRLEPELYRLAKSIVRRDEDIADAFQETTLKAYRSLATLQKPQYFKTWVIRILINECNQLLRNQEKTVTMAEVPEATRSADYYEDSHKLDLHEAVESLDESLRIVIHLFYFQDLPIKQISSVLDISEGAVRARLHRARGILADRVKHTREGKLSYEPN
- a CDS encoding TetR/AcrR family transcriptional regulator; translated protein: MEHSDNLSTDDKLLLAAIDLISRKGYNGVTTLEIATAAGLSEKTLFRKFGSKQNLLETAFERYHYGEEMTKLFEEKLIGDLSEDLLLISRTYHELMIRNRKLITISVKENDNLPGLREITSKHPKQYMDVLTKYFTVMTEKGKMIAGDPELRAISFMMMNFGAFMNELDSEELFSSVTLDAFIEESVRIFARALTP
- a CDS encoding DUF4179 domain-containing protein; its protein translation is MNPIDLNKELREAGKQWNTTVPEIIRRRQDEVYASLAELPMQTETDQKRRSKKVRRIVGAVAAAAFIGVISSAYVSPIMAESLKKIPVIGSIFKLTDDLGLQTAEERGLVAMTDAKVTHEGVTLSIPEVSYDGIRLSMAVKREGEGFAGDIVNADSIMDDKSVRGSINDVEVLINGQSIYDKSYPGKLGLSGKPTSDPNVVMYELFDYSYLTDGKVPIPDQFQLEVRISLDGIEEPFAMKIPVHKNNEQLVISSGETREWGSLRLTLEQVNFTPITTVVRINVEQTDSAKSLRNNILLYEVSDDQGRVLGAIGAMGTFNDNSLKHQRDELLFERFADAPAYITLKPFLPEYQDPSAKSGPFKIDKHGEIVKTYLKDLEITVPVDQTILKKLYGQQ
- a CDS encoding HAD-IIB family hydrolase; this translates as MKFVFDLDGTICFKGQPVSDELLKALEELVAQGHEVIFASARPIRDLLPVLHERVHHYPMIGGNGSMVAAGGKRISTAGFDSEVLPSLLQLLTTYNVSYLIDGEWDYAYRGPADHPILLNLDPHKLAKNVALQELNSVVKILMLTSDHMAEVEERLRQLDVVVHVHGGENVLDISPKGIHKWSGLQQLGVKEGEYVAFGNDANDITMFQHALHAVMIGDHPLLAPYSSEHLPLDRDIEHAIAERLQALGRQYATASL
- a CDS encoding zf-HC2 domain-containing protein; its protein translation is MSRVSCDIIQDLLPLYYDHVCSADTKALVEEHLADCPDCREVLSHISSPMPLPAQTIDQNRDEGAGLRQVAAQWSRTKWIAFTKGLLLTCLAVGLLFLVYVGLFKWNITNVPTRVMQVSDISQLKDGRIVYHVKMTDGFNVNQASGHSDANGNLYITPKRPIIKSKKFADLGLSNMYYFNDIKERNAYEKSFGDGVQIKALYLGTPDDRILIWEQGMELPPASESVELQFKSDENENKRPPGQPSGP
- a CDS encoding Crp/Fnr family transcriptional regulator, which codes for MKLLHDAPLMKAKLEQFQFENMLDLSRPVPFTLQQYEPGEIILHEGFAMNSLLFLVQGKIKVTSSIETGKSLLLRFGHPFSIIGDIELIRSVPVQSQIEAVNECLFIGLSFDYIKQHEMTNARFTSTLLDHLSYKLQTCTTASRVNLLASVENRFASYLMSTMSPGSSPSFGMELKTDHIGEIASLLGTTHRHLNRVMHAFVQKGILERNGQTIRILDWNAMETASNGIRYE
- a CDS encoding FMN-dependent NADH-azoreductase gives rise to the protein MTTTLFIKANNRQGSVTGRLYDAFLESYRVAHPKDTVIEVDLYKEHIPYLDEVMINGNFKSAMGMELTPEEKAMSDIVTKHLEQFIAADKVVFAFPLWNLTVPAVLHSYLDYMHHPRKTFQYTEQGLVGLLSDKKAALLNARGGVYAEGDTSEMAVSFVKNHLNVFGITNVTTLVIEGHNQFRDRSEEIIEQGLRQAAEAAQGF
- a CDS encoding MFS transporter; this encodes METQRLMRVVMFTLCLSAMSGLMFNFVLPDMREEFGLTTAQVSWVSSSYSLIYGVGTVLYGKLTERIQLRNLITIGLLLFAVGSLVGLFSQVFWMVLVSRCLQAVGAAAIPATAMLIPIRYIAPERRGSAMATAFVGLSIGSALGPIVSSLVASIADWRWLFSIPLLILITIPLYRKYLKEEKLQSSGQFDWLGGGLLAAAVTFLLLGVTNGSWWQPLLGLLAMGLLIMRIRTAAVPFVDPGLFRNKNYTLRLIVMFIVSGIGFSLHFLSPLLLSEVQGLSPGWVGFVMVPAAIASALLGKAGGRLADGRGNTYLFLVAVGLLLACFALLSTFIGISPVLIAVFLILGHVGQTFVMIALSNSVSLSLHKEQAGVGMGLMQMLNFISAGMASGVYGKMLDIQSGIHWNPAHFYTEGNLYSNIYLALAVLLIAIMLFYYVQFGQRESKGIVLESPN
- a CDS encoding DUF5643 domain-containing protein → MKKAYKVLSTAALAATMLGGAAWGNAEAAATKTAVTKTAVQKTENSKQAVIASATQGEITLSATKAIHDGNHIQIIIERSGKELSGEITGKYDPELEDVIYAEGAINNLDVLIDGKPLHSLGNALADRPDLRWGTVGNDAIQISLSDASWLGKNIKPLPDKFKLTANVYLEGTKKPFKLNIPIQKSAEKPVVLQPNVTKTSGKMTMTLKKAALMSTSSRVQLILKGYEKNREEYQSISYDFVDDQGNKLEMISARGTDENNKNDDMYYDFILEKLDKDVKSITLKPYKPEFIEGNSGPYKLDSDGNVIKHYIEDLEMTFSVK